From the Helianthus annuus cultivar XRQ/B chromosome 17, HanXRQr2.0-SUNRISE, whole genome shotgun sequence genome, the window TGAAAATTTTCTAACAGCAAAATCGCAAATTTTATTAAAATGATACCCACTCTAATGAGATGGAAATATGACATCATATGCCATTATGATTTAATATTTCTCCCATTATAGATAACCTATAAATAAAGGAAGGCACATATTCTAAGCCTTTTTCTTATTCACTATATGACACGCCTAATGTTCCAATACTAATGCTAATTAAGCCTGCAAATTTAGCCATGTTTCCCGTGCTTGCATAGTCTTTAACATATCATCATGTTCTGAAAACCAATTGGACCAAAAGGAAGAATTTCTTAGCTTAAATGTTTGCTAATTATAAAGAAAAAGTATAAAACCATGAATCCATGAGTGAAAACATGAGGTGGTCCTTTTAGGAGAGCACAAAAACCATATTATCAATGAGGTGGTCCTTTTAGAAGAGCACAAAAACCATATTATCAAATTGAAACACATGGCTTCTAGTCCTTTGCTAGTTGCCGGTTCGTTAATAAATTTTTCGGTTCAAAAAATGAAAATCAAATTGAAACACATAATTCTTAAATTATAGCTGTTAAATTAAAATTAACCCTAATCATCTAAGCATAATTGCTGGGTCCACAAGGTTTGCTGTATGAAAAAACTCATGGGTTAATTGGCCGGAGTCGATTTCCTAACTAATGCAAGAACACATATGCTTCATGTATCGACCATATTTGAATCTATTTGTATGCATACAATCCGAAAAATAAGAAAGGATTATATATATGAGATACTCGTATTAAAACACAAACTTGATTTTTCATCACACAAAATATATATGACTTACAGGTACATGAAATTCGCTTCTTAATTTCTAACAAAACCTAAAAATGAGGACTAGTAAGCACTCGAAGATTGCGACCACCCATAAACACAAAACCTAAAAGTGAGGACCATTAAGCACTCGAACATTATGTTTGACAACCCATAATCAAACTTGGACATACATACTTCACTCATACCTTAGAGGAAACAAACCACGAATTAACTTCTATATGAAAACCTAATTCACCACACGACATACACTCTTGTAATAATCCAAATGGAACCTAGCCAACTACAACTGGATAAGGAAGGCTAGATAGCTAATTGGTACTAGCTAGCTACATGTCTCTTACTTCAAATATGTTGCGGTTCTTGACGACTATATCATACATATGCATTGATTTGAACTTGTTGAAGTCCTTGGGGAGAGAAATGAGATGCACATTTGTTCTTTTGTGAAACTGCAATAAATCAGGATCATCATAGTACCTTTCCCATCCTAATGATGACAAGATTCTTCCCAGCCTATCATAGGAAGTCACCACTTCGTTCGTTGG encodes:
- the LOC110923264 gene encoding flowering-promoting factor 1-like protein 3, whose amino-acid sequence is MSGVWVFKQNGVVRLVEGGGGESSQGSRRRKVLVHVPTNEVVTSYDRLGRILSSLGWERYYDDPDLLQFHKRTNVHLISLPKDFNKFKSMHMYDIVVKNRNIFEVRDM